Below is a genomic region from Pseudarthrobacter sulfonivorans.
TCCATGGGCGGATCCAGGTCGTCATCGTCCTGGTCGTGTCCGCCGTCAAGGAGTGCTTCGTGCGCCGCCAGGAAGGCTGTGGCCTGGTCCTGGAGGGGGTCTTTGGTATTGCGGTTGTAGCGGTCCGCGGCGTCGGGATCCGCGGGATCGACGTACCAGTCGCTCGGCACCCCCCGTGCGCGGTATTTTGCCGTTGCCAGTCCGGCGACGACGGCATCTTCATGGATACGCTCTGCTTGCCCCACGGCGACCCTCCCCAAAATGTTGCAGCCCTTGCCTCAATGACTTGGACACTCGGTTGCGTGTCCGTATTTATGCAGTGACTTTCGATATCTAATTACACGCGTGTAACTACTGGGGAGTCAAGCCGTGGACGGGATAATAATCAACTTTCCGGGCCAATCCCGGTCACGCCACGCCCGGGAGTTTTCCGAAGGTCCGGCGCGCCGGAGGCCTGGCGGTGCGCATCGGCGGCCAAAAGATCCCATTTCCGCTGAATAGCTGCCGAAAATACAGGCGCAGCCCGAATTAGACAAATAAGATGACAAACTCCTGTGAGTAAAATCACAGCCCGGCCGGACCCAACTGGGACCCTTAGGGACTCGGTGCGCTGCATCCCCGCCAAGGACGCCCCACTGTGTCCGTGACAAGATAAAGCCATGAGCATCCCGGCGATAGATCTGATGACTACCCTCCGTTCCGGCCACGCCACGTCGCCCCGCCTGACCTGGTACGGCCCGGACTCCGAGCGCGTGGAACTCTCCGGTCGTGTGCTGGACAACTGGGTGGCAAAAACCAGCAATCTGCTGCAGGACGAACTCGACGCCGAGCCCGGCATGCGACTGACTCTTGACCTGCCAGCCCACTGGAAGTCAATGATCTGGGCACTGGCCGCCTGGCAGCTGGGCATGGAAACAGTCCTGGACGGCGGGGAGGCGGAGCTCCTGGTCACCGACAGGCCCGGAACCGTTGAGGGGAAGCACGACGCCGTTATCGCCGTCGCCCTTCCGGCCCTGGCGATGCGGTGGCCGGGTGACCTGCCTGCCGGAGTCATCGACTACGCCGCCGAGGTCCGCTCCCATGGCGACGTCTTTATGGCGCACACGGACCCTTCGGCGGCCGGCTGTGCCATTCGGGCTGGCGGAGGCCAGCGTCACATCCACGAAAGCCTGATCACTGGTTTTGCGGCGCCGCATGAGGAAGGCGTCAGGCTTCTGGTCCCGGCCTCTGAAGGGCTGGAGCCGGCGCTGGCGAACTCACTCGGCGCGTGGCACAGCGGTGGTTCAGTGGTGCTGGCTCACCCCGATGTGGAGCTGACGGAGAAGCTGCGGGCCGCGGAACGCATCCACGGCAAGTAGCTTTCCCTGCACGGCCGGGTTAGGGCTGCTGCCGGCGGCTTTCCGGTGAGTCTGCCTCCGCCTGCTCCCCGTGCTGGGCGCCGGCAGCAGCGGCAGCTGCCTTCTCACGATGGTGCCGTTCGATGAGCTCGTGGTCGTGGGAGAACTCCGGCTCCTGATCCAGTTCTTCGTTGAAGACCCAGAACCGGTAAGCGAAGAAGCGGAAGATGGTGCCCAGGACCAGGCCCACGACGCTGCCGGCAATAAAGAGCGAGGGCTTGTCGTTCAGGTCCAGGATGTACTTCGCGAACCAGACGCAGCCTGAGGCGATCAGCAGTCCCACCAGGTTCATGACGGCGAACAGCGCGGCCTCACGGGCCACGTTGGCCTGCTTGCGGTGTCTGAACGTCCAGTAACGGTTGGCAACCCACGAGAAGATGCTTGCCACGATGGTTGCCACCGCTTTGGCCCAGACCTCGCTGCCGTGCATCGGTCCGGTGAACAGCCAGATGAAGATGGCCGAGTCAATGACGAAGGCCACACCGCCCACGGCTCCGAACTTGGCCACTTCACGCCAAAATAGCGAGGCGAGCCCCCGGATACGATCTGCAAGTGCGCTAAACATGACCCTCCATGGCCGTCCGTTCATTGGGCCACACGGCCAGAGGTCTATTTTAGACCCGAAATCGGTGAACCCGCCCCACGCGGAGTGAAGGGTGATCGCGGAAATACCCGAAAAGCGGGCCCTTCGACGTCCCAAAGCCCGGATCCGGTGAGCTTTTCTGTAGGCTGGCATATGTGACTTTTCCAGTAATCGGCGTAGTTGGCGGCGGCCAACTCGCGCGCATGATGGCCCCGGCCGCTACCGCCCTTGGCTTTGAACTCCGTGTCCTGGCTGAGGCTGAGGACGTTTCAGCCGTGTCTGCTGTGTCCACTTCACCGGTGGGTGACTACAAGGACCTCCAGACTCTCCTCGACTTCGCGGACGGCCTGGATGTCATGACGTTCGACCACGAACACGTCCCCACGGACCACCTCCGCGCGCTTTTGGCCGCTGGCGTGAATGTCCAGCCCGGTCCGGACGCCCTGCTTAATGCCCAGGACAAACTGGTGATGAGGGCTGCCATCGACAGCCTTGGTCTCCCAAACCCCATCTGGGCTGCTGTCGCTGACGTCGCCGCGCTCGTGGACTTCGGCGAAGAAACGGGTTGGCCGGTTGTCCTCAAGATGCCCCGCGGCGGCTACGACGGAAAGGGCGTGCGGATCATCGACTCCGCCGAGGCCGCCGAAGAGGCTGCTCCGTGGTTCGAGGCCATGAGCCCGCTCCTCGCCGAAGCCAAAGTTGAGTTCAGCCGCGAACTGTCCGCGCTGGTGGCGCGGACCCCGGGCGGCGAAGCGAGAGCCTGGCCGGTGGTGCACACTATCCAGGTCGACGGCGTCTGCGACGAAGTCATCGCCCCTGCCCTTGACATCCCCCTCGAGGTCGCCGCGGCCGCGGAAGACGCGGCACTGCGCGTCGCCACGGAACTTGGCGTCACCGGAGTCATGGCGGCGGAACTCTTTGAAACACCGGGCTCCGGCGTCGGCTTCCTGATTAACGAACTCGCGATGCGCCCCCACAACACCGGCCACTGGACCCAGGACGGTTCGGTTACCAGCCAGTTTGAGCAGCACCTGCGGGCGGTCCTGGACCTGCCGCTCGGTGCCACCGACATCCTGGGCCCGGTAGTGGTCATGAAAAACTTCCTGGGCGGCGACAACCAGGATCTGTTTTCCGCCTACCCGGCCGCCCTCGCCAGCGAGCCGGCCGCCAAGGTCCACTGCTACGGAAAATCAGTGCGTCCGGGACGCAAGATTGGCCATGTCAACCTCGTAGGGACCTCCACGGATGATGTGGACTCGGTCCGGCAACGCGCAACCCGGGTGGCGGCCATCATCCGCGACGGCCGGGTTCCCACCGAAGAATCAGCACGGATTTCCGAGGAGAACGCATGACCACCGAAACCACCACCGGCACCGTCCCCCGTCCCATCGTTGGGCTGGTCATGGGCTCAGACTCGGATTGGCCAGTCATGGAGGCCGCCGCGGATGCATTGGCTGAGTTCGGCATCCCCTTTGAAGCCGATGTGGTCTCCGCACACCGGATGCCCACCGAAATGATCCGGTACGGCCAGACCGCCCACGAACGCGGGCTGCGGGTCATCATCGCAGGCGCCGGCGGAGCTGCCCACCTTCCCGGCATGCTGGCAAGCGTGACTCCCTTGCCCGTTATTGGCGTCCCGGTCCCGCTGAAGACCCTGGACGGCATGGATTCCCTCCTCTCCATCGTGCAAATGCCGGCCGGCGTTCCCGTAGCCACCGTGTCCATTGCCGGTGCCCGGAACGCAGGCCTGCTAGCAGTCCGGATCCTCGCGTCGGGCACGGACGAACTGGCAGCCACGCTCCGCGCCGACCTCCTGGACTTCGCCCAGGAACTCAACGACGTCGCCACCCGCAAGGGAGCCAACCTCAGGCAGAAAGTCAGCGAAGTCTTCGCCGACGGCAATGGTGTTCTCCGGGGCAGCCGTTAAGGAACCGGACATGTCCAGAAGCGAACCGCAGCAGCCAGCCACCGGCAAGGTCATGACTGATCCCGTCCGGTATCCGACCAGC
It encodes:
- a CDS encoding TIGR03089 family protein, with amino-acid sequence MSIPAIDLMTTLRSGHATSPRLTWYGPDSERVELSGRVLDNWVAKTSNLLQDELDAEPGMRLTLDLPAHWKSMIWALAAWQLGMETVLDGGEAELLVTDRPGTVEGKHDAVIAVALPALAMRWPGDLPAGVIDYAAEVRSHGDVFMAHTDPSAAGCAIRAGGGQRHIHESLITGFAAPHEEGVRLLVPASEGLEPALANSLGAWHSGGSVVLAHPDVELTEKLRAAERIHGK
- the purE gene encoding 5-(carboxyamino)imidazole ribonucleotide mutase; the protein is MTTETTTGTVPRPIVGLVMGSDSDWPVMEAAADALAEFGIPFEADVVSAHRMPTEMIRYGQTAHERGLRVIIAGAGGAAHLPGMLASVTPLPVIGVPVPLKTLDGMDSLLSIVQMPAGVPVATVSIAGARNAGLLAVRILASGTDELAATLRADLLDFAQELNDVATRKGANLRQKVSEVFADGNGVLRGSR
- a CDS encoding 5-(carboxyamino)imidazole ribonucleotide synthase; translation: MMAPAATALGFELRVLAEAEDVSAVSAVSTSPVGDYKDLQTLLDFADGLDVMTFDHEHVPTDHLRALLAAGVNVQPGPDALLNAQDKLVMRAAIDSLGLPNPIWAAVADVAALVDFGEETGWPVVLKMPRGGYDGKGVRIIDSAEAAEEAAPWFEAMSPLLAEAKVEFSRELSALVARTPGGEARAWPVVHTIQVDGVCDEVIAPALDIPLEVAAAAEDAALRVATELGVTGVMAAELFETPGSGVGFLINELAMRPHNTGHWTQDGSVTSQFEQHLRAVLDLPLGATDILGPVVVMKNFLGGDNQDLFSAYPAALASEPAAKVHCYGKSVRPGRKIGHVNLVGTSTDDVDSVRQRATRVAAIIRDGRVPTEESARISEENA
- a CDS encoding GtrA family protein, translated to MFSALADRIRGLASLFWREVAKFGAVGGVAFVIDSAIFIWLFTGPMHGSEVWAKAVATIVASIFSWVANRYWTFRHRKQANVAREAALFAVMNLVGLLIASGCVWFAKYILDLNDKPSLFIAGSVVGLVLGTIFRFFAYRFWVFNEELDQEPEFSHDHELIERHHREKAAAAAAGAQHGEQAEADSPESRRQQP